A region from the Diadema setosum chromosome 17, eeDiaSeto1, whole genome shotgun sequence genome encodes:
- the LOC140240459 gene encoding uncharacterized protein — MDGTGRVEYCPVNTSEEDCNTTTSASGANTTLTGLQSFTWYRLTLNFTNCSGTFTTQPLLASTAPLSPFEYGIRLEYDWQTETLEVLKSLENLTVPNDICFKPFKILDPIDCSRPKEDQCVSAGSTLHKVVPLKSGFVGVVSYGREICSPPSFIRVKDQHSSAPHVNLLTVMGGTVGGTVVILFLVFGVIILAKLCSRKKATRQDETSATYQRSDAPDQRGDARTVDEEGLIYVSVSHEETRSNQQATPIRTEDQIVYSSVRTGDNGIHVDENNLVYFSVAHQHRPDSSDVHELVQPEETTIYSNVNGKKTPVSATDAHEDDVRKTDVVAELYATPFKECKA, encoded by the exons ATGGATGGCACTGGCAGAGTAGAATACTGCCCTGTTAATACGTCAGAGGAGGACTGCAACACCACCACCAGTGCATCAGGTGCAAATACCACCTTGACTGGACTCCAGTCGTTCACCTGGTATCGACTGACTCTTAACTTTACAAATTGCTCTGGGACTTTCACCACCCAACCCCTGCTGGCATCGACAGCTC CCTTGTCACCCTTCGAATATG GCATCAGACTTGAGTACGACTGGCAGACAGAGACATTGGAAGTATTAAAATCTTTGGAGAACCTCACCGTGCCCAATGACATCTGCTTTAAGCCTTTCAAGATATTAGATCCCATAGACTGTTCAAGACCTAAGGAGGACCAATGCGTTTCGGCTGGCTCCACTCTGCACAAAGTGGTTCCCCTGAAGAGTGGGTTTGTGGGCGTCGTCAGCTACGGCCGGGAAATTTGCAGCCCCCCATCTTTCATACGAG TTAAGGATCAACACTCTTCAGCCCCACACGTGAACCTACTGACGGTGATGGGTGGGACAGTGGGAGGAACTGTTGTGATTCTCTTTTTGGTATTTGGTGTCATTATACTGGCCAAGCTGTGCAGTAGAAAGAAAG CTACGAGACAGGATGAAACCTCTGCAACTTACCAAAGATCTGATGCCCCGGATCAACGTGGCGACGCAAGAACG GTTGACGAGGAAGGTTTGATATACGTCTCAGTATCACACGAAGAAACTCGCTCTAACCAGCAAGCGACGCCCATCCGAACCGAAGATCAAATCGTCTATTCCTCAGTCAGAACTGGAGACAATGGAATCCAC GTCGATGAGAACAATTTGGTCTACTTCAGTGTGGCACATCAACATCGCCCGGACTCGTCCGACGTCCACGAACTCGTCCAACCGGAAGAGACAACGATCTACTCCAACGTCAACGGCAAGAAGACTCCGGTGTCGGCCACGGACGCTCATGAGGACGATGTGCGTAAAACCGATGTCGTCGCTGAACTCTATGCCACCCCTTTCAAAGAATGCAAAGCCTAG